The DNA region GACTTGAAGGAAAGGTGTCGAGTTTCTTGAGTCCTAGTCGTTTAAGTGATCATATGTATGAGGATAGGTTTGCTAATGAAGGATCTAATCCCAGAGCTTCAGATTACTCTGTGTCTAGTGGAGGTGATCTATtcaggtctgaagcacagtccccTAACTTTCAGAGAGGCGTGGGAAGTCCCCTTAGTGACACCTCAAGGGATATTTCCTATGAAGATGTACGGCAGGCCAAGAAAGATGCTGGAAGAATTTCACGAGCACAGGTCATGTATATATTACTGATTTACCTCTGTTGAACTTCAAATTACTCGGTTATTCACTGGTTGGGTGTTGTTTAAAGGTTTTCGCATTAATCAGAATATGCTGTTAAGTAATTCTTTTTCTCCTCTTTCTGGTTGAGTTCCTGGTTATAGGATCTTTATTAGTCAGAATACGCTGTTAAGAATTTATTCTCCTCTTTCTGACTTAGTTCTTGCATAGCTGCATGTCACAAATGTGCATGATAACATGGTTTTCCAAGTTAAATATGAAGGCCCCCTGATTGTCAATGAACAACAAATGAAACTTGGCAAAGCACGTCGGCGGAATGTAGAGAGTTTTAGCACTCAGCATATTATAACTAGATTGAGTTTTAAGTGGAAATGGTGCCAGAGGTAGCGAGAAAACGGAAAAGAAGCCATTTTGcataaaaataaaagcaagaagGATATGCGATGGCATGACAATCCTCTACGTGTGAGTTGAAAGTGACATTTGTACAGAAGTTTTTAGCGAGGTTGGGATAGTAGGAGTACCACACACATCTTCCGGTATTGCTCTATTTGTTatgtatatttattttttctacaaAACAGGTTTTGTTCTCGATTGTGATGAATAATGGAAGATAATCATCAAGCATGATATTGGCTCAGCAAAATTTATTGAAATGAAGGTAGCTTGTTGAAAACATCCATTTATTAATTGGCATGGAATAACATTTTTCCTAATTGATGGTTTGCTGAAGAAGGGGCATACTGTTAAATTCAAGATCAAGGAAACGTAATATGGATACTATGATCCTGCAACTAGAGTTGGGTTTCTTCCTATTTGACTTATAGAAAAGGCTCTTTGTCCTTTTTTACTGCAGCATTTTCTTGTGAAACTGACATGATGGTATTTGTTAAATCCAGAGAACTGCATCTTCTGGAAGTTTTGAATCGTTTGACAGCAATTCCTTGTCATTCAAGTCAGTAAATTCTGTCGGTTTAGCGGATGTTACTTCAGAATTGAAACAAACAATTGAGACCCGCTCCAGTAAATTGTCAACTTTCCCCTCTTTGCCACGATCATCGGCACTGGGAAATTCAGATGCCCCAGATCTGTTCAATGCTCCCTCAGTTCCTCAAACCGCTCCTCCTACAGTTTCAACGAAGTCTCATTTGCCAGTATCATTACCAAGTTCCTCCATGGATCTGTTTCAGCCATCTGTTTCTACTGGTCCAATTGGTAATTCAGATCAACCATCCCGCACTCTGCCACCTTCATCTTCGGACATATTCTCAGACGTTCCAAACCTGTCGTCAGCTGCAAGTGCTGATGAAAAACCATCATGTGAAGTCACTTCCAAAAATGAAGGATGGGCAACATTTGATATTCCACAGCACGCAGCAACAACAGGCATGGAACAGTTCACCCTGGCACCAACACCTGCTTATGATCATAGTTCTTTTGACTTTTTACCTGAAAAGACACAGCAGCAATCGGGTGTAACATCCACTAAGAATCCTTTGGATGTGGTTCCAGAGAGAAATGATGGATGGGCAACATTTGATATGCCTCAGCACATTACACTCACTGGCAGTAATAACTTTACCTCCAACAAGATTCAATTGGAGGGTGATTCTCAACCGAATTTGGACCCAACTTTCTCTGTCATGCTATGGCCATCACCGGTAGAATCTGCTCCTCGTGGACCAGCCGTTAGAGACTCTACTGCTTGTGCACTAAATTTGTCAATGCCTGCTCCATTTCATGGAGGTGTGCAGAATGTTGAAGCAACTCCAAGTGGCAGAAGCACTGACGTAAGTGTAGTATTTTTGAGTTTGGGAAGTGGTATAAAGAAAGTCTGAGTTGAAAATCACCTCTTGCTGACTTCTACCTTCTGCTTAACTTAACTTTATTTATGTGAAACCCTTTATGAGGTCAGATAATATTTGCTATCTTTTGTCAGTTGTGGAATGCTTTTGAAGTTTCTACTGACCACTTAGCTCTCAAGAGTGTGCCTAGTAGCAAGGAACAAGTCGTGATGAACAATGATTTAGTTGACGATCAGTATATGGGCTTAAGAGGACTAGAGGTAACTATCTTCCTAATGCGGTTGATTTATGTGTTTgctcttttcctcttcttataaAGACTTCTATTCTGCAGAACATAGCTGCAGGTCAAACTCAAAGAGCTGTGCTGGATAGTGGATATCCTATTCCTAGTTTATCATCATATGTCAGTGCCTCATCCTCTGGATTGTCCACTCTTCCTGTAGCGGTCAGTTAATTCACTCCTCTGTCCCGTCCTGTGTGGCCACTCCTTTTAAACATCTAGATATCTGTACATTGTTTCCTGCTCCTTTGACATAAGGTTCTTGTTAACAGACAGGAGTGCATTCACATGCAAATGAGCAGAAGTCCAACAACCCATTTGATCTTCCTTACGATGCTGACATGGAATGCAGCAATATGGTATATCACAtttttcattatattatttt from Nicotiana tabacum cultivar K326 chromosome 24, ASM71507v2, whole genome shotgun sequence includes:
- the LOC107822905 gene encoding putative ADP-ribosylation factor GTPase-activating protein AGD14: MSSRREEERNEKIIRGLMKLPPNRRCINCNSLGPQYVCTNFWTFVCMTCSGIHREFTHRVKSVSMAKFTSQEVEALQKGGNQRAREIYLTNWDPQRQWLPNNSNVDKVRDFIKTVYVEKRYAGAQSSDRPPRDTQNLRSHEDEMRRASSYHSYSQSPPYDFQYEERRYGKHAPVLSRKPGSDRGLEGKVSSFLSPSRLSDHMYEDRFANEGSNPRASDYSVSSGGDLFRSEAQSPNFQRGVGSPLSDTSRDISYEDVRQAKKDAGRISRAQRTASSGSFESFDSNSLSFKSVNSVGLADVTSELKQTIETRSSKLSTFPSLPRSSALGNSDAPDLFNAPSVPQTAPPTVSTKSHLPVSLPSSSMDLFQPSVSTGPIGNSDQPSRTLPPSSSDIFSDVPNLSSAASADEKPSCEVTSKNEGWATFDIPQHAATTGMEQFTLAPTPAYDHSSFDFLPEKTQQQSGVTSTKNPLDVVPERNDGWATFDMPQHITLTGSNNFTSNKIQLEGDSQPNLDPTFSVMLWPSPVESAPRGPAVRDSTACALNLSMPAPFHGGVQNVEATPSGRSTDLWNAFEVSTDHLALKSVPSSKEQVVMNNDLVDDQYMGLRGLENIAAGQTQRAVLDSGYPIPSLSSYVSASSSGLSTLPVATGVHSHANEQKSNNPFDLPYDADMECSNMPQYWDMSSLQAALPSDEMPTSFVGDVTESWFPQNPATAYVPSVQQGTLFVSAQPAGNTISNVSTHGPVAPIGGNPFA